A stretch of SAR202 cluster bacterium DNA encodes these proteins:
- a CDS encoding ABC transporter ATP-binding protein, giving the protein MSQDGRSLHVLDNIELFAANGEFVSIIGPSGCGKSTILNIIAGLDEPSAGTVYLNGDAAAGRLGAVGYMHQKDLLMPWRTALDNAILGLEIRGVSRRDARTKAMDLADRFGLRGFENAYPYALSGGMRQRTAFLRTVLAGQSVFLLDEPFSALDALTRTQLQDWLLGLWEQLRKTVVLVTHDVDEAIFLSDRIYVMTPRPGRMKLVERVPLPRPRTRAMVTEAEFVRLKKKLMAALL; this is encoded by the coding sequence ATGTCTCAGGACGGCAGGTCGCTCCACGTGCTGGACAACATCGAGCTCTTCGCGGCAAACGGCGAATTCGTCAGCATCATTGGGCCCAGCGGCTGCGGAAAGAGCACCATTCTAAATATCATTGCCGGGCTGGATGAACCCAGCGCCGGCACGGTCTACCTGAACGGCGACGCTGCCGCGGGGCGGCTGGGCGCCGTCGGATACATGCACCAGAAGGACCTGCTGATGCCGTGGCGGACGGCGCTGGACAACGCAATCCTGGGACTGGAGATCAGGGGCGTGTCCAGGAGGGACGCGCGCACGAAGGCGATGGATCTGGCAGACCGTTTCGGGCTCAGGGGCTTCGAGAACGCTTACCCTTACGCTCTTTCCGGAGGGATGCGCCAGCGGACGGCTTTCCTGCGCACCGTGCTGGCCGGCCAATCGGTTTTCCTGCTGGACGAGCCGTTCAGCGCGCTGGACGCGCTGACCCGGACACAGCTGCAGGACTGGCTGCTCGGGCTGTGGGAGCAGCTCAGGAAGACAGTCGTGCTGGTCACGCACGACGTGGACGAGGCGATCTTCCTGTCCGATCGTATCTACGTGATGACCCCTCGGCCGGGGCGAATGAAGCTGGTAGAGCGGGTGCCGCTCCCGCGGCCGCGGACGCGGGCGATGGTGACGGAGGCGGAGTTTGTGCGGCTGAAGAAGAAGCTTATGGCAGCGCTTCTGTAA